In the Gossypium arboreum isolate Shixiya-1 chromosome 10, ASM2569848v2, whole genome shotgun sequence genome, one interval contains:
- the LOC108458112 gene encoding lysM domain receptor-like kinase 3 codes for MITFSPMKSSPPPPIFPLFFHTLLYLFIHVQANCKTGCSLAFASYYVWEGSNLTYISTLFNKPISDILPYNPTVSNPDKIDTGTRIHVPFSCDCLNGDFLGHTFGYLTQFGDTYDRIASNAYANLTTEDWVRRVNVYDPTRIPDDEVINVTVNCSCGDRWVSRDYGLFATYPIRPGEDLEVIAAEVNVAAELIRRYNPAVNFSAGTGLVFVPAKDQTGNFPPLKISTTGISSKVIAGISIAGVTGALLLGFFVHAGIYRRKKVVKASLHPEASPDHYIQLGHGSGGTLKNNSETTALVTSPGLTGITVDKSVEFSYEELAKATDNFNIDNKIGQGGFGSVYLAELRGEKAAIKKMDMQASREFLAELKVLTHVHHLNLVRLIGYCVEGSLFLVYEFIENGNLSQHLRWQDRDPLPWLARVQIGLDSARGLEYIHEHTVPLYIHRDIKSANILIDKNFRAKVADFGLTKLTEYGNTSLQTRLVGTFGYMPPEYAQYGEVSPKVDVYAFGVVLYELISAREAVVKTNEEVTESMGLVALFEDVLNQPDPRQDLQKLVDPRLGDNYSFDAVFKMARLAKACTQENPQLRPSMRTIVVALMTLSSSTDDWDVGSLYENKALMDLMSGR; via the exons ATGATCACATTCTCACCAATGAAATCGTCACCGCCTCCACCGATCTTCCCACTCTTTTTTCATACCCTTCTCTATTTATTCATCCATGTCCAAGCCAACTGCAAAACCGGATGCAGCCTCGCTTTCGCTTCGTATTACGTATGGGAAGGATCCAACCTCACTTACATCAGTACCCTCTTCAACAAACCAATCTCCGATATCCTTCCGTACAATCCCACCGTTTCGAATCCGGATAAAATCGATACCGGGACCCGGATCCACGTTCCGTTTTCGTGCGACTGTTTGAACGGGGATTTTTTGGGTCATACTTTTGGTTATTTGACGCAGTTTGGGGATACGTATGATAGGATTGCTAGCAACGCTTATGCGAATTTGACGACGGAGGATTGGGTACGAAGGGTTAATGTTTATGATCCCACCAGGATACCTGACGATGAAGTTATTAATGTTACGGTGAATTGTTCGTGCGGTGATCGATGGGTTTCGAGAGATTATGGGTTGTTCGCGACGTACCCTATTCGACCCGGTGAGGATTTGGAGGTCATTGCGGCGGAGGTGAACGTGGCGGCGGAGCTGATTCGGAGGTATAATCCGGCGGTTAATTTTAGTGCTGGAACTGGACTCGTGTTTGTGCCGGCAAAAG ACCAAACTGGAAATTTCCCACCATTAAAGATCAG CACAACTG GGATCTCGAGTAAAGTTATCGCTGGCATATCTATTGCTGGAGTCACCGGCGCTTTACTGTTAGGATTTTTCGTACATGCAGGCATTTACAGAAGAAAGAAAGTCGTCAAAGCTTCGTTACACCCAGAAGCATCACCGGACCACTACATTCAACTCGGACACG GTTCCGGAGGTACCCTGAAGAATAATTCAGAAACGACCGCTCTCGTCACTTCTCCGGGCCTCACCGGTATCACAGTGGACAAATCCGTTGAGTTCTCATACGAAGAGCTTGCCAAAGCAACCGATAACTTCAACATTGATAATAAGATCGGACAAGGAGGCTTCGGTTCCGTTTACCTCGCTGAATTACGAGGCGAG AAAGCTGCAATCAAGAAAATGGATATGCAAGCATCAAGGGAATTCCTTGCTGAACTAAAGGTTTTAACACATGTTCATCATTTGAACCTG GTTCGTTTAATTGGATATTGTGTCGAAGGTTCCTTATTCTTAGTCTACGAGTTCATCGAGAACGGTAATTTAAGCCAACATTTACGCTGGCAAG ATAGAGATCCGTTGCCATGGTTAGCAAGGGTGCAAATCGGTTTAGACTCGGCCAGAGGACTCGAATACATCCATGAACATACTGTCCCTCTCTACATTCATCGTGATATAAAATCGGCAAATATTTTAATCGACAAGAACTTTCGAGCTAAG GTGGCTGATTTTGGGTTGACGAAACTAACTGAATACGGAAACACTTCGTTGCAAACACGTCTCGTTGGTACTTTCGGATACATGCCACCAGA ATATGCTCAATATGGTGAGGTTTCCCCTAAGGTTGATGTGTATGCTTTTGGAGTTGTTCTCTACGAACTGATATCCGCCAGGGAAGCTGTCGTCAAGACGAACGAAGAAGTAACTGAATCAATGGGACTCGTCGCATTG TTCGAAGATGTTCTAAACCAACCCGATCCAAGACAAGATCTGCAAAAACTAGTTGACCCCAGACTCGGCGATAACTACTCTTTTGATGCCGTCTTCAAG ATGGCACGTCTCGCCAAGGCTTGTACGCAAGAAAATCCTCAGCTGAGACCGAGCATGAGAACTATTGTCGTCGCACTTATGACACTGTCGTCTTCAACCGATGATTGGGATGTTGGCTCGTTATACGAAAATAAAGCTCTAATGGACCTCATGTCGGGAAGGTAG